Proteins from one Niallia circulans genomic window:
- a CDS encoding alpha-glucosidase/alpha-galactosidase, whose translation MARITFIGAGSTVFAKNVLGDCMMVPALEGFEFALFDIDEVRLTDSENMLNNLKNNYNCHVTVKAYTDRKEALRGAKYVINAIQVGGYKPSTVIDFEIPKKYGLRQTIADTVGIGGIFRSLRTIPVMLEFAADMEEVCPDALFLNYTNPMAALTGAMLRYTNVKTVGLCHSVQVCTSHLLKSLGIKAKNVEEKIAGINHMAWLLEVKADGKDLYPEIKRRAKEKQLEKHTDMVRFELMDKFGYYVTESSEHNAEYHPYFIKGRYPELIDRFQIPLDEYPRRCVQQIENWKKMREELVHNSNLTHVRSHEYGSRIIEAIETNIPFKFGGNVLNTGGLISNLPEKACVEVPCLVDRNGILPCYIGELPEQLAALNRTNINTQLLTIEAAVTRKKEHIYQAALLDPHTAAELSMDDIVAMCDDLIEAHGHWLPKFE comes from the coding sequence ATGGCGAGAATCACATTTATTGGTGCAGGAAGCACTGTGTTTGCAAAAAATGTTCTGGGAGATTGTATGATGGTCCCTGCCCTTGAGGGATTTGAATTCGCTCTGTTTGATATTGATGAGGTGCGGCTTACGGATTCGGAAAATATGCTCAACAATCTAAAGAATAATTATAATTGCCATGTTACTGTTAAGGCGTACACAGATCGAAAGGAAGCGTTAAGAGGAGCAAAGTATGTCATCAATGCTATTCAAGTTGGCGGCTATAAGCCAAGTACGGTCATAGACTTTGAGATTCCAAAGAAATACGGACTACGCCAGACAATCGCAGATACTGTTGGAATAGGTGGTATTTTTCGGAGCTTACGAACAATTCCTGTTATGCTTGAGTTTGCAGCGGACATGGAAGAGGTTTGTCCAGATGCATTGTTTCTCAATTATACGAATCCGATGGCAGCGCTTACTGGAGCGATGCTGCGCTACACAAATGTTAAAACAGTCGGGCTTTGTCACAGTGTACAGGTTTGTACATCACATCTCTTAAAGTCACTCGGGATAAAAGCAAAAAACGTGGAGGAGAAAATTGCCGGTATTAACCATATGGCTTGGCTATTGGAGGTAAAGGCAGATGGAAAAGACCTTTATCCGGAAATAAAGCGACGTGCGAAGGAAAAGCAGCTCGAAAAGCACACAGACATGGTGCGATTCGAATTAATGGATAAATTCGGATACTATGTAACAGAATCATCTGAGCATAATGCCGAATACCATCCATACTTTATAAAGGGTCGTTATCCTGAACTGATCGACCGATTTCAGATTCCGTTAGATGAATATCCGCGTCGCTGTGTCCAGCAAATCGAAAACTGGAAAAAAATGCGGGAGGAGCTTGTACATAACAGCAATCTAACACATGTGCGCTCACATGAATATGGGTCACGAATCATTGAAGCAATTGAAACAAATATCCCTTTTAAATTTGGCGGAAACGTACTGAATACGGGCGGGCTTATCAGCAATCTCCCTGAAAAAGCATGTGTTGAGGTACCATGTCTTGTCGATAGAAACGGAATATTGCCTTGCTATATTGGGGAGCTGCCAGAACAGCTGGCCGCATTAAACAGAACGAATATAAACACACAACTTCTAACTATTGAAGCTGCTGTCACAAGAAAAAAGGAACATATATACCAAGCAGCCTTACTTGATCCACATACAGCTGCAGAACTGTCAATGGATGATATTGTCGCTATGTGTGACGATTTAATAGAAGCACACGGACATTGGCTGCCGAAATTTGAATGA